Proteins from one Triticum aestivum cultivar Chinese Spring chromosome 7A, IWGSC CS RefSeq v2.1, whole genome shotgun sequence genomic window:
- the LOC123150312 gene encoding uncharacterized protein — protein MVFDLFSIMGAYAAGSSQTLSTQMYVIILVILVHILLFVDARVPDGSAQQQDDNAEAKHLQKRHKFLMLLAVLATSSTYQAGISPPGGFWTNNRDGHQAGHPLFSDAFPRRYKAFIYFNSTAFIASLVLVVLLVSRRLCHRGLQGYTLRACVLLDLISLMGAFVAGSCRTVSASVYVILISAVVFACIMIQVLLLKFAKDVAIDFFDWMFHITAFKRLNLPKNCDGSIKGNKKTSQKWREDLMLIGASAVSFSYQAGILPPGVLWPGDRDGHFTCDLAIYDTHPMQHKVYFYCNATVFMASTVVVILLLNTTMRKYKRYALAMKTAMMMGMLGLLGAYAAGSCRT, from the coding sequence ATGGTTTTTGACCTCTTCAGTATAATGGGGGCATATGCTGCTGGGAGCAGCCAGACTTTATCCACACAAATGTATGTGATAATCTTAGTCATCCTTGTTCATATTTTACTATTTGTGGACGCAAGAGTTCCTGATGGATCAGCTCAGCAGCAAGATGATAACGCTGAAGCAAAACATTTGCAGAAGCGGCACAAGTTTCTAATGCTGCTTGCAGTTCTGGCAACATCCAGCACATATCAAGCCGGCATAAGCCCACCAGGTGGCTTCTGGACTAACAACAGAGATGGCCACCAGGCAGGTCACCCATTGTTCAGCGATGCGTTTCCACGCCGTTACAAGGCTTTCATCTACTTCAATTCCACTGCTTTCATCGCATCATTGGTTTTAGTTGTGTTGCTTGTTAGCAGAAGGCTGTGTCACAGGGGACTGCAGGGATACACACTGCGTGCATGTGTGCTACTAGATCTGATCAGTCTTATGGGTGCTTTTGTCGCTGGAAGCTGCAGAACAGTGTCGGCATCGGTTTATGTCATCCTGATCTCGGCTGTTGTTTTTGCCTGTATCATGATTCAGGTTCTACTACTGAAATTTGCAAAAGATGTGGCAATTGACTTCTTTGACTGGATGTTTCACATCACTGCTTTCAAGCGTCTGAATTTACCCAAGAATTGTGATGGAAGCATCAAAGGGAACAAGAAAACTAGCCAAAAATGGCGTGAAGATTTGATGCTGATTGGAGCTTCCGCAGTGTCTTTTTCTTACCAAGCTGGGATCCTTCCTCCAGGTGTCCTCTGGCCTGGTGACCGCGATGGCCATTTCACATGTGATCTAGCCATCTATGATACACATCCGATGCAGCATAAGGTATACTTCTACTGCAATGCCACAGTGTTCATGGCATCGACAGTCGTAGTTATCCTGCTGCTGAACACCACAATGAGGAAGTACAAGAGATATGCCCTTGCCATGAAAACAGCAATGATGATGGGCATGCTTGGTCTGCTCGGGGCGTATGCTGCAGGCAGTTGCAGGACTTGA